In one window of Fictibacillus phosphorivorans DNA:
- a CDS encoding PAS domain-containing sensor histidine kinase: protein MESCRILGTKIKENSKQLVDKLTPIENLETDFSIYKTKVSHWMDILFQYLGEGLSDNIQTAEEKIKRWADAFGQRSSDMEIPLDYALHFIFESRVVVSALLQKEFETYSTKADRAVAVSNRLNLLIDLAARSIVTHYTTFMHNTKKALQHTNRNLDISILELNNIRTALFEGTIFSVTDKNDRIIQVNDHFCELTQYTREELIGQDHGSIFYSGVHTDSFVHHIQQEIKAGRVWNGEICNKAKDGSLFLVDTTIVPFLDPEGVAYQHISIQYDVTEKKKTEEILLKSEKVSLIGDLAAGIAHEIRNPLTSIAGLVQLINESDHEKSIFFKDIILTEINRINFIVSELMVLAKPHAVYFSWFNIVDSIQNVIDLMQPEANLRNVIISFEREKDVPLLYGEKNQLTQVIINMIKNAMEALPDGGEISLAATSVDGHVFLSVKDNGVGMTDEQKKRIGEPFYTTKYNGTGLGLMICFKIIQNHGGSIVVDSKLNEGTTFVIKLPEHAVAAIDSVH from the coding sequence ATGGAAAGTTGTAGGATTTTAGGAACAAAGATAAAAGAAAACAGCAAACAACTTGTAGACAAACTAACGCCGATCGAGAACTTGGAGACTGACTTTTCGATCTACAAAACCAAAGTTTCTCACTGGATGGACATTCTTTTTCAATACTTAGGTGAAGGACTTTCCGATAATATTCAGACCGCTGAAGAAAAGATCAAGAGATGGGCTGACGCATTCGGCCAGCGCTCATCTGATATGGAGATTCCTCTCGATTATGCTCTGCATTTTATCTTTGAATCCCGCGTTGTCGTCTCAGCGCTTTTACAGAAAGAGTTTGAAACCTATAGCACGAAAGCTGATCGCGCAGTCGCTGTGTCAAACCGTCTGAATTTGTTGATCGATCTAGCCGCTCGTTCAATCGTTACACACTATACGACGTTTATGCATAACACGAAAAAAGCGCTTCAACATACGAATCGCAATCTAGATATCTCCATTCTTGAATTAAATAACATTCGAACGGCTCTTTTTGAAGGAACGATTTTCTCTGTCACAGACAAAAACGATCGCATCATTCAAGTAAACGATCACTTTTGTGAGTTAACGCAATATACACGCGAAGAATTAATCGGACAAGATCACGGCAGCATTTTCTATTCTGGCGTTCATACAGATAGCTTTGTTCACCATATTCAACAAGAGATCAAAGCCGGTCGTGTTTGGAACGGTGAGATCTGCAACAAAGCGAAAGACGGCTCACTCTTTTTGGTAGATACGACGATCGTTCCTTTTCTAGACCCAGAAGGAGTGGCCTATCAGCATATCTCAATCCAATACGATGTAACGGAGAAAAAGAAAACAGAGGAAATTCTGTTGAAGTCTGAAAAGGTTTCACTGATTGGTGACTTGGCCGCGGGAATCGCTCATGAGATTCGCAATCCACTTACCTCCATCGCAGGGCTCGTTCAGCTCATAAACGAATCCGATCACGAAAAAAGCATCTTCTTTAAGGACATCATTCTAACAGAGATCAATCGCATCAATTTTATCGTAAGTGAACTGATGGTCCTCGCAAAACCACACGCCGTCTATTTCAGCTGGTTCAATATCGTAGACAGCATTCAGAACGTTATCGATCTCATGCAGCCAGAAGCCAACCTGCGAAATGTGATCATCTCATTCGAGAGAGAGAAAGATGTGCCGCTTCTGTATGGGGAGAAGAATCAGCTGACACAAGTGATTATCAATATGATTAAAAACGCAATGGAAGCCCTGCCTGATGGTGGTGAGATCTCGCTCGCGGCCACTTCTGTTGATGGACACGTCTTTCTCTCGGTAAAAGATAACGGAGTCGGCATGACAGACGAGCAAAAAAAAAGAATCGGCGAGCCGTTCTACACCACGAAGTATAACGGAACAGGCCTTGGACTCATGATTTGCTTTAAAATCATTCAAAACCATGGAGGGTCGATTGTTGTTGACAGTAAATTGAACGAAGGCACCACATTTGTGATTAAATTGCCCGAACATGCCGTTGCAGCGATTGATTCAGTACATTAA
- a CDS encoding GntP family permease, which translates to MEVSGAQMVAGLVLGVIALIFLVLKTKIHAFLALIIAASIAGLVGGMEPGKVADTISAGFGSTLASIGIVIGLGVMIGRILEVSGAAETLAYSLIKAVGRKKEEWAMAIAGYVVSIPIFVDSAFVILNPLVKALSKKTGKSVVSLGVALAVGLVITHSLVPPTPGPLGVAGIFGVDIGLMIGLGLLFAIPTMIAGVLYAKWIGKRIYQVPDDSELGFTRPTKQAAYQEFIELASAREDALPSLGRSLLPIVLPILLIFLNTTLTALELTSGFYGILIFLGKPIIAVSIGLIVAIYALAGNLSRSESLDRMEEGIQTAGIILLVTGAGGALGNVLRESGAGNFIAEKIADLPLPAILIPFFVATIVRLVQGSGTVAMITAASISAPILSQLDVNMALAAQAAAMGSMIFSYFNDSLFWVVNRMLGIKEVKEQIMVWSVPTTICWFVGLVSLLVANMFF; encoded by the coding sequence ATGGAAGTTTCAGGAGCACAAATGGTAGCTGGTTTAGTTCTTGGGGTTATTGCATTAATTTTTCTCGTTTTAAAAACAAAGATTCACGCGTTTCTCGCTCTTATCATCGCGGCTTCGATCGCCGGTCTTGTCGGGGGAATGGAACCAGGGAAAGTCGCTGATACCATCTCTGCTGGGTTCGGGAGCACGCTTGCTTCTATCGGTATCGTAATCGGACTCGGTGTGATGATCGGACGTATTCTCGAAGTGTCAGGAGCGGCTGAAACACTGGCATATTCACTGATAAAAGCAGTCGGCAGGAAAAAGGAAGAATGGGCGATGGCGATTGCGGGTTATGTGGTTTCCATTCCGATTTTTGTTGACTCAGCGTTTGTTATTTTAAATCCACTTGTTAAGGCTTTGTCTAAGAAAACGGGAAAATCAGTTGTTTCACTAGGTGTGGCCTTAGCGGTGGGTCTTGTGATTACGCACTCTTTAGTACCGCCAACGCCTGGTCCGTTAGGTGTAGCTGGAATCTTTGGAGTAGATATCGGACTTATGATCGGGCTTGGTCTTCTTTTTGCCATTCCAACTATGATTGCAGGTGTTCTATACGCCAAATGGATTGGTAAAAGAATCTATCAAGTGCCGGATGACTCCGAGCTTGGTTTCACACGTCCTACTAAACAAGCAGCTTATCAAGAGTTTATTGAGCTCGCTAGTGCGCGAGAGGATGCTCTACCGTCTTTAGGCCGCTCACTATTGCCAATCGTGCTACCGATTCTATTAATCTTTTTAAACACAACGTTAACCGCGCTAGAACTTACATCTGGGTTTTACGGAATTCTGATCTTCTTAGGTAAACCGATTATTGCCGTAAGTATTGGACTCATTGTAGCGATCTACGCTCTAGCTGGTAACTTGAGTCGCTCTGAATCACTTGACCGCATGGAAGAGGGAATACAGACAGCCGGTATCATCCTGTTAGTTACAGGGGCAGGTGGAGCGCTTGGAAATGTACTTCGTGAAAGTGGAGCGGGAAACTTTATCGCTGAAAAAATCGCAGACCTTCCACTACCGGCGATCTTGATTCCGTTCTTCGTTGCAACAATCGTTCGTCTCGTTCAAGGAAGTGGAACGGTAGCGATGATTACAGCGGCATCTATCTCAGCGCCAATCCTATCACAGCTAGATGTAAACATGGCACTCGCCGCTCAAGCTGCAGCGATGGGTTCAATGATCTTCTCCTACTTTAATGATAGCCTGTTCTGGGTTGTTAACCGGATGTTAGGTATTAAAGAAGTAAAAGAACAGATTATGGTTTGGTCTGTACCGACTACGATCTGTTGGTTCGTAGGTTTGGTGTCACTTCTAGTTGCGAATATGTTCTTTTAA